Proteins encoded by one window of Cydia fagiglandana chromosome Z, ilCydFagi1.1, whole genome shotgun sequence:
- the LOC134678678 gene encoding probable peptidoglycan muropeptide transporter SLC46, with product MDQKQDENVSEIEMPIRRPWYKYVTVEPTMFLYMMAYMITNVVEQTFYVFRACNVDHGYSEEICYNITSYKQINEQVQVTVSTFHQWNGVAWHIVPFVLAFFLGSYSDKRGRKCILLAGLLGKLYFSIMATVNTMNAWPLNYVIYTATFPSALTGSDLAIFAGVFAYIADVTSPESRTLRVGILDAVYLSTMPLGVFIGNILYVHVVNRSFTIMFLINSILMLLATLHCLWFLEWQTRPEQCSLRDAGVTNPVVDFFDLKNVKQTMLTLFKRRSNHRTVFLWFLLISMALYTFQRDERPFMYLYVQNVFKWDTTAYSNFRTYSSTAYVLLMFIGIPLMTKVFRWRDTVIVMLGATSHMAGHFLYAQATAAKTLYIGGAVAALGPCVAPLVRSMTSKVLPSAERGVAYTFLSVMENAVAMFASIIYSQVYNATLGTNFLNAIFYLTIGTQAVVFLFSLCMELTLRGRRLESLLPEDEKEISARTLQAATN from the exons ATGGATCAAAAACAGGATGAAAACGTTAGTGAAATCGAAATG CCCATAAGGAGACCATGGTACAAATACGTGACAGTGGAACCGACCATGTTCTTATACATGATGGCCTACATGATCACCAACGTCGTCGAACAAACATTCTACGTGTTCCGCGCGTGCAACGTCGATCATGGATACAGCGAAGAGATCTGCTACAACATAACAagttacaaacaaattaatgaACAAGTACAG GTAACAGTGTCCACGTTCCACCAATGGAACGGCGTGGCCTGGCACATAGTGCCGTTTGTCCTCGCGTTTTTCCTAGGCTCCTATAGCGACAAAAGAGGGAGAAAGTGCATCCTGCTGGCAGGGCTGCTCGGGAAACTCTATTTTTCCATAATGGCTACAGTTAATACTATGAATG CATGGCCGTTAAATTATGTGATATATACTGCCACTTTTCCTAGTGCCTTAACCGGTTCGGATTTAGCAATATTCGCGGGCGTGTTCGCGTATATAGCTGACGTCACTTCCCCCGAAAGTAGAACCCTAAGAGTTGGGATTTTAGATGCTGTTTACTTAAGCACTATGCCTTTGGGAGTTTTTATTG GTAACATTTTATACGTGCACGTTGTGAACAGGTCATTCACAATAATGTTCCTAATCAACAGTATTCTCATGTTGCTGGCGACCCTACACTGTCTCTGGTTCCTCGAATGGCAGACGAGACCCGAGCAGTGCTCCCTGCGCGACGCCGGCGTCACCAATCCGGTGGTGGACTTCTTTGACCTCAAAAATGTGAAGCAAACGATGCTCACCCTGTTTAAAAGGAGGAGTAACCACCGCACGGTATTTTTGTGGTTCTTACTTATATCGATGGCGCTCTATACGTTCCAGAGAG ACGAGAGGCCGTTCATGTACCTGTATGTCCAAAACGTGTTCAAATGGGACACGACCGCCTACAGCAACTTCAGGACGTACAGCAGCACAGCGTACGTGCTGCTCATGTTCATAGGCATCCCCCTGATGACTAAAGTATTCCGCTGGAGAGATACG GTAATAGTGATGCTAGGAGCCACTTCCCATATGGCGGGGCACTTCTTGTACGCGCAAGCGACCGCCGCCAAGACCCTATACATCGGTGGCGCAGTGGCCGCACTAGGGCCCTGTGTCGCGCCGCTCGTCCGCTCTATGACATCCAAGGTTCTTCCGTCTGCGGAACGAG GTGTGGCATATACATTTCTGTCGGTTATGGAGAACGCCGTGGCGATGTTTGCCTCCATTATATACTCGCAAGTGTATAATGCCACACTCGGCACCAATTTCCTGAATGCCATCTTTTACCTTACAATCGGGACGCAAGCtgttgtgtttttattttcacT CTGTATGGAGCTAACTTTAAGGGGCCGGCGGCTCGAATCACTGTTACCTGAGGACGAAAAAGAGATATCGGCGCGGACTCTTCAGGCCGCTACCAACTGA
- the LOC134679473 gene encoding nuclear receptor subfamily 2 group E member 1-like — translation MMDGSSKPEAMCRVCGDKASGKHYGVPSCDGCRGFFKRSIRRNLDYVCKESGRCIVDVTRRNQCQACRFSKCLRVNMKKDAVQHERAPRPVATQHQLTLHKLGYNFGRQTNFFPPSTPLTLASLPQLNTYSSVTPAPPDLAMPTSFLDASFQDFSRLPEAIPSELPQLSPFFSTQPSSLSSLNPFKIPLFPSQLHYPIPHSGYFPANIFYPPVISTERSMTPPGSTNNHEINSPKFKTSLPNPTSEKPDSQLPDKIKEDEVSSSEEAFKSNRFLANVDKEDTRNPAPCSPNNCEPPVIHVVSKLGETRVHLDSTRAENISVERIIKEQEKCARQESKVQKSRIHLDSSLTLSGEQIHDPAAKLLVASIKWLHGVPSFTQLKTSEQIPLLHHNWRELFLIAAAQYSYYFDEEDMHLPTHATRTANPKAEFKKLTALIKRIAQCRLDKSEYDWLKSALLYRNDCVEGPTSSQLELLQDHTLLLLQGHCARKDSARFGRLMLLLPSICCLSNHGFLEDLLFPDTSTDAIHSTLTRILMYTSI, via the exons ATGATGGACGGGAGCAGTAAGCCAGAGGCGATGTGCCGCGTGTGTGGCGATAAGGCTTCAGGAAAGCACTACGGAGTACCGTCCTGCGACGGGTGCAGGGGCTTCTTCAAACGAAGCATACGACG AAACTTAGACTACGTGTGTAAAGAGAGTGGGCGCTGTATTGTGGACGTCACCCGTCGGAACCAGTGCCAGGCTTGCCGCTTCTCCAAGTGCCTGCGGGTTAACATGAAAAAAGACG CTGTGCAGCACGAGCGCGCGCCCCGGCCGGTCGCCACCCAACACCAGCTGACCCTACATAAGCTAGGATACAACTTCGGTCGCCAGACGAACTTCTTTCCCCCTTCCACCCCCCTAACTCTCGCTTCCTTACCGCAACTGAACACTTATAGCAGCGTTACCCCTGCGCCGCCCGACCTTGCCATGCCCACTTCGTTTTTAGACGCATCCTTTCAAGATTTCTCGAGACTTCCTGAAGCGATACCGTCCGAACTTCCGCAGTTAAGTCCGTTCTTTAGCACTCAACCCAGCTCACTGAGCTCTTTAAATCCGTTCAAAATTCCGCTTTTCCCGAGTCAGTTGCATTACCCTATCCCGCATAGTGGTTATTTCCCTGCAAACATATTCTATCCTCCGGTAATCTCAACCGAAAGATCGATGACGCCTCCGGGATCTACCAATA ACCATGAGATTAATTCTCCTAAATTTAAAACATCCTTACCGAATCCAACCTCAGAAAAGCCGGACTCACAACTACCGGACAAAATCAAGGAAGATGAAGTCTCAAGTTCGGAAGAAGCATTTAAATCAAATCGATTCTTGGCGAATGTCGACAAGGAAG ATACCAGGAACCCGGCCCCATGTTCCCCGAACAACTGCGAGCCTCCGGTGATCCATGTCGTATCAAAACTAGGAGAAACCCGCGTGCACCTAGACTCCACTAGAGCAGAGAACATTTCAGTGGAACGTATTATAAAAGAACAAGAGAAGTGTGCACGGCAAGAGAGTAAAGTTCAGAAGTCGAGGATCCATCTCGATAGTAGCCTAACTTTGTCAGGAGAACAGATCCACGATCCGGCAGCGAAGCTGCTTGTAGCCTCAATCAAATGGCTCCATGGAGTGCCATCGTTTACGCAACTTAAGACTTCGGAGCAAATTCCTCTGTTACACCATAATTGGCGAGAACTCTTTCTTATCGCAGCTGCACAGTACTCCTACTACTTCGATGAGG AAGATATGCATTTACCAACACATGCTACAAGAACGGCCAACCCAAAAGCGGAGTTCAAAAAACTAACAGCCCTTATAAAAAGAATAGCCCAGTGCAGATTAGATAAATCAGAATACGACTGGTTAAAATCGGCGCTGCTATATAGAAACG ATTGCGTCGAGGGCCCCACCTCGTCGCAGCTGGAGCTTCTGCAAGACCACACGTTGCTGCTACTGCAGGGCCACTGCGCCAGGAAGGACTCCGCCCGCTTCGGCCGGCTGATGCTGTTGCTGCCCAGCATATGCTGCCTGTCCAACCACGGCTTCCTTGAAGACCTACTCTTCCCTGACACGTCCACTGACGCTATTCACTCTACTCTTACTCGTATTCTAATGTACACGTCAATATAA